Proteins from a single region of Streptomyces sp. Tu 3180:
- a CDS encoding DeoR/GlpR family DNA-binding transcription regulator has product MSENQNLLAEQRRTLILDEVRRRGGVRVNELTRKLGVSDMTVRRDLDALARQGVLEKVHGGAVPVVEASTHEPGFEAKSGLELSAKEDIARAAAELVSPGAAIALSGGTTTFALAHQLLDVPDLTVVTNSVRVADVFHTAQRTSGPRQGAATVVLTGGVRTPSDSLVGPVADQAIATLHFDLLFLGVHGISVEAGLSTPNLAEAETNRRLVQSARRVVVVADHTKWGTVGLSSFASLNQVDTLVTDSGLPDEARAEVAEHLRRLVVAGEPENSDGEPADL; this is encoded by the coding sequence GTGAGCGAGAATCAGAACCTCCTCGCGGAGCAGCGGCGCACCCTGATCCTCGACGAGGTCCGGCGCCGGGGCGGAGTCCGGGTCAACGAGCTGACCCGCAAGCTCGGTGTGTCGGACATGACCGTCCGCCGCGACCTGGACGCGCTGGCCCGGCAGGGCGTGCTGGAGAAGGTGCACGGCGGGGCGGTCCCCGTGGTGGAGGCGAGCACGCACGAGCCCGGTTTCGAGGCCAAGTCGGGCCTGGAGCTGAGCGCCAAGGAGGACATCGCGCGGGCGGCGGCCGAGCTGGTGTCCCCGGGCGCGGCGATCGCGCTCTCGGGCGGTACGACGACGTTCGCGCTGGCGCACCAGCTGCTCGACGTCCCCGATCTGACGGTGGTCACCAACTCGGTGCGGGTGGCCGACGTCTTCCACACGGCGCAGCGCACCTCGGGCCCCCGGCAGGGCGCGGCCACGGTGGTGCTGACCGGCGGGGTGCGCACTCCGTCCGACTCCCTGGTGGGGCCGGTGGCCGACCAGGCGATCGCGACGCTCCACTTCGACCTGCTGTTCCTCGGGGTGCACGGGATATCCGTCGAGGCGGGGCTGTCGACGCCGAACCTCGCCGAGGCCGAGACCAACCGTCGGCTGGTGCAGTCGGCGAGGCGCGTGGTGGTGGTCGCCGACCACACCAAGTGGGGTACGGTGGGGCTGAGTTCGTTCGCGTCCCTGAATCAGGTCGACACCCTCGTGACCGACTCCGGGTTGCCGGACGAGGCACGCGCGGAGGTCGCGGAACACCTGCGGCGGCTGGTGGTGGCGGGTGAGCCCGAGAACTCCGACGGGGAGCCCGCGGACCTCTGA
- a CDS encoding SRPBCC family protein produces MAQRLRPVGPDFVRTAPVRLVFSREVSAAPVPVFRALAEDVTGWTEWFGAVTLARPLDDGAGREIRLRGGVRFRETVLVAEEPEVYAYRVDVTDAPGARALVEEWRLAPAGAGTRVRWTFAADGTAPFRLALRAARPGLGRAFRSAVTSLDRRLARRGPSGG; encoded by the coding sequence ATGGCCCAGCGCCTGCGCCCCGTGGGGCCCGACTTCGTCCGGACCGCGCCCGTCCGCCTGGTCTTCTCCCGGGAGGTCTCGGCCGCGCCGGTACCGGTCTTCCGCGCACTGGCCGAGGACGTGACCGGCTGGACCGAGTGGTTCGGGGCCGTCACGCTGGCCCGCCCCCTGGACGACGGCGCGGGGCGTGAGATCCGGCTCCGGGGCGGCGTCCGCTTCCGCGAGACGGTCCTCGTGGCGGAGGAACCCGAGGTGTACGCCTATCGCGTCGACGTGACCGACGCCCCCGGCGCACGCGCCCTCGTGGAGGAATGGCGGCTGGCGCCGGCCGGGGCGGGCACGCGGGTGCGGTGGACGTTCGCCGCCGACGGCACGGCGCCGTTCCGCCTCGCGCTCAGGGCCGCTCGGCCGGGCCTCGGGCGGGCGTTCCGCTCCGCGGTGACCTCGCTGGACCGGCGGCTGGCGCGCCGGGGCCCGTCCGGCGGATGA
- a CDS encoding PLP-dependent cysteine synthase family protein: MSTPQPTLTGAVLDVDRSDPGYRAWLKEAVRRVQADANRSADTHLLRFPLPERWGIDLYLKDESTHPTGSLKHRLARSLFLYGLCNGWIRPGRPVIEASSGSTAVSEAYFAKLIGVPFIAVMPRTTSAEKCRLIEFHGGRCHFVDDPRTMYEASAALAAETGGHYMDQFTYAERATDWRGNNNIAESIFRQLRLERFPEPAWIVATAGTGGTSATLARYVHYMQYDTRICVADPENSCFFEGWTTGDPDVTCDRGSRIEGIGRPRMEPSFVTGAVDRMMKVPDAASVAAVRALERAIGRKAGGSTGTGLWSALEIVAEMVADGRRGSVVTLLCDPGDRYLDKYYSDAWLAEQGLDIGPWAAAIETLLRTGAWPR, encoded by the coding sequence GTGAGCACTCCCCAACCCACCCTGACCGGCGCCGTCCTCGACGTCGACCGCAGCGACCCCGGCTACCGTGCCTGGCTGAAAGAGGCCGTGCGCAGGGTCCAGGCCGACGCCAACCGCTCGGCCGACACCCATCTGCTGCGCTTCCCGCTGCCCGAGCGGTGGGGCATCGACCTCTACCTGAAGGACGAGTCGACCCACCCCACCGGCAGCCTCAAGCACCGGCTGGCCCGCTCCCTCTTCCTCTACGGGCTGTGCAATGGCTGGATCCGCCCGGGCCGTCCGGTGATCGAGGCGTCCAGCGGCTCGACGGCCGTCTCCGAGGCGTACTTCGCGAAGCTGATCGGCGTCCCCTTCATCGCCGTCATGCCGCGCACGACCAGCGCCGAGAAGTGCCGCCTGATCGAGTTCCACGGCGGGCGGTGCCACTTCGTGGACGACCCCCGCACGATGTACGAGGCCTCCGCGGCCCTCGCGGCGGAGACCGGCGGCCACTACATGGACCAGTTCACCTACGCAGAACGGGCCACGGACTGGCGCGGCAACAACAACATCGCCGAATCGATCTTCCGGCAGCTCCGGCTGGAGCGGTTCCCGGAGCCCGCGTGGATCGTCGCCACGGCCGGCACCGGCGGCACCTCGGCGACCCTCGCGCGCTACGTGCACTACATGCAGTACGACACCCGCATCTGTGTCGCCGATCCGGAGAACTCGTGCTTCTTCGAGGGGTGGACCACCGGCGACCCGGACGTCACCTGCGACCGCGGTTCCCGCATCGAGGGCATCGGCCGGCCCCGCATGGAACCGAGCTTCGTGACCGGCGCCGTCGACCGGATGATGAAGGTGCCCGACGCGGCCAGCGTGGCCGCCGTGCGGGCCCTGGAGCGGGCCATCGGCCGCAAGGCGGGCGGTTCGACCGGCACCGGCCTGTGGAGCGCGCTGGAGATCGTCGCGGAGATGGTGGCCGACGGGCGGCGGGGGAGCGTGGTGACGCTGCTGTGCGACCCGGGGGACCGCTACCTCGACAAGTACTACTCGGACGCCTGGCTGGCCGAGCAGGGCCTGGACATCGGGCCCTGGGCGGCGGCGATCGAGACCCTGCTGCGGACCGGCGCCTGGCCCCGCTGA
- a CDS encoding ATP-binding protein: protein MITHPSRHCAVELQALPSRIGQVRRIVSAQLRYWHMDSLIDRASLGVTELLSNVHRHARPDKTCTVEMELLLDRLKVSVRDHDPRLPVLEDAGPLATCGRGLAMVAAMSESWGALPDGDSGKVVWFILPTPSRTAPAAWDRRPRLVAGERPGHRFAEVALGEPAEDHRPEPAPARSAVAG from the coding sequence GTGATCACTCACCCAAGCAGGCACTGCGCGGTGGAGCTCCAAGCCCTGCCGTCGCGGATCGGCCAGGTCCGCAGAATCGTATCTGCGCAGTTGCGCTACTGGCACATGGATTCACTGATAGACCGGGCCTCGCTCGGTGTGACGGAGTTGCTGTCCAACGTCCACCGGCACGCCCGGCCCGACAAGACGTGCACCGTCGAGATGGAGCTGCTGCTCGACCGGCTCAAGGTCTCGGTGCGCGACCACGACCCGCGTCTGCCGGTCCTGGAGGACGCCGGTCCGCTCGCCACGTGCGGGCGGGGGCTGGCGATGGTGGCCGCGATGAGCGAGAGCTGGGGCGCCCTGCCGGACGGCGATTCCGGCAAGGTCGTGTGGTTCATCCTGCCGACGCCCTCCCGGACCGCCCCGGCGGCCTGGGACCGCCGTCCCCGGCTCGTGGCCGGCGAGCGTCCCGGCCACCGGTTCGCGGAGGTGGCGCTCGGCGAGCCCGCCGAGGACCACCGGCCCGAACCCGCTCCCGCCCGGTCCGCCGTCGCCGGCTGA
- a CDS encoding SHOCT domain-containing protein → MQTLAHFGDGGPGPWILLLPLVWALLVGVGAALLRRTVRHGRRGPGRPAEEADSPVAVLGRRFASGGIDEDEYWRRLSVLDERFGGGRGGAV, encoded by the coding sequence ATGCAGACCCTGGCGCACTTCGGCGACGGCGGGCCCGGCCCGTGGATCCTGCTCCTCCCCCTGGTCTGGGCCCTGCTCGTCGGCGTCGGCGCCGCGCTGCTGCGCCGTACGGTGCGGCACGGACGCCGGGGCCCCGGGCGGCCCGCGGAGGAGGCCGACTCGCCCGTCGCGGTGCTCGGCCGGCGCTTCGCCTCCGGTGGGATCGACGAGGACGAGTACTGGCGGCGGCTGTCCGTCCTGGACGAGCGGTTCGGGGGCGGCCGGGGAGGTGCGGTGTGA
- a CDS encoding TetR/AcrR family transcriptional regulator: MSTSERLIESTRELLWERGYVGTSPRAILERAGAGQGSMYHHFKGKPDLALAAIRRTAAQLRAAAEAVLDGPGTPYERIEAYLLRERDVLRGCPVGRLTMDPDVVADDVLRAPVDETLDWLRERLAGIVEEGREQGLFEPGLDGGEVAAAVVATVQGGYVLARASGSPAAFDAAVRGVLALLAPRKP; the protein is encoded by the coding sequence ATGAGCACCTCGGAGCGACTGATCGAGTCCACGCGCGAGCTGCTGTGGGAGCGCGGGTACGTGGGCACCAGCCCCCGGGCGATCCTGGAGCGGGCGGGCGCGGGCCAGGGCAGCATGTACCACCACTTCAAGGGGAAGCCCGACCTCGCCCTGGCCGCGATCCGGCGGACCGCCGCGCAGCTGCGGGCCGCCGCCGAGGCGGTGCTCGACGGCCCGGGGACGCCGTACGAGCGCATCGAGGCGTATCTGCTGCGCGAACGCGACGTCCTGCGCGGCTGTCCGGTCGGGCGGCTCACGATGGACCCGGACGTCGTCGCCGACGACGTGCTGCGCGCCCCGGTGGACGAGACCCTGGACTGGCTGCGCGAGCGGCTCGCCGGGATCGTCGAGGAGGGCAGGGAGCAGGGCCTGTTCGAACCGGGGCTGGACGGCGGGGAGGTCGCGGCGGCCGTCGTCGCGACCGTCCAGGGCGGCTACGTACTCGCCCGCGCCTCCGGCTCCCCCGCCGCCTTCGACGCGGCGGTGCGGGGCGTGCTCGCGCTGCTCGCCCCCCGGAAGCCGTGA
- a CDS encoding DUF4865 family protein encodes MHAMQYELTLPADYDMGIVRDRVARRGHLLDAWEGLGVKAYLVRERGVHGSPVNQYAPFYLWNTVEGANGFLWGGGLQGIADDFGRPRVRWWTGLAYEEGTAAGAAPVVAVRRRRPVPDGVRLGEVAEEAVRECGRLAGEDGAVLAAAAVDTGAWELVHFSLWGHDAPGADGEVFRVLHLSAPERDRLPRGRRW; translated from the coding sequence TTGCACGCCATGCAGTACGAACTCACCCTGCCCGCCGACTACGACATGGGCATCGTCCGGGACCGCGTGGCCCGGCGCGGGCATCTGCTCGACGCCTGGGAGGGGCTCGGCGTCAAGGCGTACCTGGTGCGCGAGCGCGGGGTGCACGGTTCGCCGGTCAACCAGTACGCGCCGTTCTACCTGTGGAACACGGTGGAGGGCGCGAACGGCTTCCTCTGGGGCGGCGGTCTCCAGGGGATCGCCGACGACTTCGGGCGCCCCCGGGTGCGGTGGTGGACGGGCCTGGCGTACGAGGAGGGGACCGCCGCGGGTGCCGCGCCGGTCGTCGCCGTACGGCGGCGGCGCCCCGTGCCGGACGGGGTGAGGCTCGGCGAGGTGGCCGAGGAGGCGGTCCGGGAGTGCGGGCGGCTGGCCGGCGAGGACGGTGCGGTGCTCGCCGCGGCGGCCGTGGACACCGGCGCCTGGGAGCTGGTCCACTTCTCGCTCTGGGGGCACGACGCGCCCGGGGCGGACGGCGAGGTCTTCCGGGTGCTGCACCTGTCGGCGCCGGAGCGGGACCGGCTGCCCCGGGGACGCCGGTGGTGA
- a CDS encoding PPOX class F420-dependent oxidoreductase yields MSKPPLPPEADALLRGPHPCVMATLRSDGAPVSTPTWYLWEDGRALISLDEGRVRLKHLRRDPRVTLTVLADDWYTHVTLIGRVVEMRDDEGLTDIDRLARHYTGDAYPDRERARVSAWIEVERWHGWGALRDSDQAAT; encoded by the coding sequence GTGTCCAAGCCCCCGCTGCCCCCCGAGGCCGACGCCCTGCTGCGCGGCCCCCACCCCTGCGTCATGGCCACGCTCCGCTCCGACGGCGCGCCCGTCTCCACCCCCACCTGGTACCTGTGGGAGGACGGCCGCGCGCTGATCAGCCTCGACGAGGGACGGGTGCGCCTGAAGCACCTGCGCCGCGACCCGCGCGTCACCCTCACCGTCCTGGCCGACGACTGGTACACCCACGTCACCCTGATCGGCCGCGTCGTCGAGATGCGCGACGACGAGGGCCTGACCGACATCGACCGCCTCGCCCGGCACTACACCGGCGACGCCTACCCGGACCGGGAGCGCGCCCGGGTCAGCGCCTGGATCGAGGTGGAGCGCTGGCACGGCTGGGGCGCGCTGCGGGACAGCGATCAGGCGGCCACCTGA
- a CDS encoding NAD(P)-dependent oxidoreductase, with translation MTDKLTVSVLGTGIMGAAMARNLVRAGHAVRAWNRTRAKAEPLAADGAHVAGTPAEAVESADVVLTMLYDGPATLETMRQAAPALRRGTAWAQSTTAGIEGVAELAGFAREHGLHFYDAPVLGTRQPAEAGQLTVLAAGPAEGRDKVTPVFDAVGARTVWTGEDGAAGSATRLKLVANSWVLAATAAAGETLALARALDVAPDGFFDLIAGGPLDMGYLHAKAGLILDGRLSPAQFAVTTAAKDARLIVRAGERHGVRLDVAAASAERLERAAARGHGDEDMAAAYYASFDEPAT, from the coding sequence ATGACCGACAAGCTCACCGTGAGCGTCCTGGGCACCGGCATCATGGGCGCGGCGATGGCCCGCAACCTCGTCCGCGCCGGGCACGCCGTCCGCGCCTGGAACCGCACCCGGGCCAAGGCCGAACCGCTCGCCGCCGACGGCGCGCACGTCGCCGGCACCCCCGCCGAGGCGGTCGAGTCCGCCGACGTCGTGCTGACCATGCTGTACGACGGTCCCGCCACGCTGGAGACGATGCGTCAGGCCGCTCCCGCCCTGCGCCGGGGAACGGCCTGGGCCCAGTCCACGACCGCGGGGATCGAGGGCGTCGCCGAACTGGCCGGCTTCGCCCGCGAACACGGCCTGCACTTCTACGACGCCCCCGTCCTGGGCACCCGGCAGCCCGCCGAGGCGGGACAGCTGACCGTGCTCGCCGCCGGCCCCGCCGAGGGCCGGGACAAGGTGACGCCGGTGTTCGACGCGGTCGGCGCGCGCACCGTGTGGACCGGGGAGGACGGGGCGGCGGGCAGCGCGACCCGGCTGAAGCTGGTCGCCAACAGCTGGGTGCTGGCGGCCACCGCCGCCGCGGGCGAGACCCTCGCCCTCGCCCGGGCACTCGACGTCGCACCGGACGGTTTCTTCGACCTCATCGCGGGCGGTCCGCTCGACATGGGCTACCTGCACGCCAAGGCCGGCCTGATCCTCGACGGACGGCTGTCCCCGGCCCAGTTCGCCGTGACCACCGCCGCCAAGGACGCCCGTCTGATCGTGCGGGCGGGCGAACGGCACGGCGTCCGCCTGGACGTGGCCGCCGCGAGCGCCGAACGCCTGGAGCGGGCCGCCGCCCGGGGCCACGGCGACGAGGACATGGCCGCCGCCTACTACGCCAGCTTCGACGAACCCGCCACCTGA
- a CDS encoding ROK family protein, producing the protein MSGKADPRPAGEGTTSRTRLDRGRGALGPALELVHTGRAPTRAVLTAELGVTRATAGAVAAELEALGLIRVDARPGAAAGSQGRPSHRLSVAEDGPVALAAQVHADGFRAALVGLGGRIVATTPGCEVVDADPAKVLGSVVAAGAELLRETGRRCVGAGLAVPSAVAEPEGLALNPLHLAWPAGAPVREIFAEQVRAAGLPGPAFAANDVNLAALAEHRHGAGRGSRDLLCVATGHRGVGGALVLDGRLHSGSSGLALEVGHLAVNPEGRPCHCGSRGCLDVEADPLALLTAAGRAPGPEMSLLKQADDLIRGQYGDPAVRTATETLIDRLGLGLAGLVNILNPDRIILGGLHRTLLEADPDRLRAVVADRSLWGRSGGVPILPCTLDHNSLVGAAELAWQPVLDDPLAAPV; encoded by the coding sequence ATGAGCGGGAAGGCGGACCCCCGGCCGGCGGGGGAAGGGACCACCTCGAGGACGCGGCTGGACCGGGGACGCGGTGCGCTCGGCCCCGCGCTGGAGCTCGTGCACACCGGACGCGCGCCGACCCGCGCGGTGCTCACCGCCGAGCTCGGGGTGACCCGGGCCACGGCCGGTGCGGTCGCCGCGGAGCTGGAGGCGCTCGGGCTGATCCGGGTGGACGCCCGGCCGGGTGCGGCGGCCGGTTCGCAGGGGCGCCCCTCGCACCGCCTCTCGGTCGCCGAGGACGGGCCCGTGGCCCTCGCCGCGCAGGTCCACGCCGACGGCTTCCGGGCCGCCCTGGTCGGGCTCGGCGGCCGCATCGTCGCCACGACGCCCGGCTGCGAGGTGGTCGACGCCGACCCGGCGAAGGTGCTGGGCTCCGTCGTCGCGGCCGGCGCGGAACTGCTGCGGGAGACCGGACGGCGGTGCGTGGGCGCCGGCCTCGCGGTGCCGTCGGCGGTGGCCGAACCGGAGGGGCTGGCGCTCAACCCGCTGCACCTGGCCTGGCCCGCGGGCGCGCCGGTGCGGGAGATCTTCGCCGAGCAGGTACGGGCGGCCGGCCTGCCCGGACCCGCCTTCGCGGCCAACGACGTCAACCTCGCCGCCCTGGCCGAGCACCGGCACGGGGCCGGGCGCGGCTCCCGCGACCTGCTGTGCGTGGCCACCGGCCACCGGGGCGTGGGCGGTGCGCTGGTGCTCGACGGCCGCCTGCACTCGGGCAGTTCGGGTCTCGCCCTGGAGGTCGGCCACCTCGCCGTCAACCCCGAGGGCCGCCCCTGCCACTGCGGCAGCCGCGGCTGCCTGGACGTGGAGGCGGACCCGCTGGCCCTCCTCACCGCGGCGGGACGCGCACCGGGCCCCGAGATGTCCCTGCTGAAGCAGGCCGACGACCTGATCCGCGGGCAGTACGGCGACCCGGCCGTGCGCACGGCCACCGAGACCCTCATCGACCGCCTCGGCCTCGGCCTGGCCGGCCTGGTCAACATCCTCAACCCCGACCGGATCATCCTCGGCGGCCTGCACCGCACCCTCCTGGAGGCCGACCCCGACCGGCTCCGCGCCGTCGTCGCCGACCGCAGCCTGTGGGGCCGCAGCGGCGGGGTCCCGATCCTCCCCTGCACCCTGGACCACAACAGCCTGGTCGGCGCCGCCGAACTGGCCTGGCAGCCGGTGCTGGACGACCCGCTGGCGGCGCCGGTGTAG
- a CDS encoding alpha-ketoglutarate-dependent dioxygenase AlkB — protein MDAELFPRTRAQVAPGAVHVPDWLDARAQRELLDDCREWARPPAGLRTVRTPGGGTMTARQVCLGWHWYPYGYSRTVVDGDGAPVKPFPGRLGALARRAVADTLGAGTARDAAYDIALINFYDGDARMGMHRDSDEKADAPVVSLSLGDTCVFRFGNTGTRTRPYTDVELRSGDLFVFGGPSRFAYHGVPKVHAGTAPRELGLTGRLNITLRVSGL, from the coding sequence ATGGACGCCGAGTTGTTCCCCCGCACCCGCGCCCAGGTGGCGCCCGGCGCGGTGCACGTGCCGGACTGGCTGGACGCCCGGGCACAGCGCGAGCTGCTCGACGACTGCCGGGAGTGGGCCCGGCCGCCCGCCGGACTGCGCACGGTGCGCACCCCCGGCGGCGGCACCATGACGGCCCGGCAGGTCTGCCTCGGATGGCACTGGTACCCGTACGGCTACTCCCGCACCGTCGTCGACGGCGACGGAGCCCCGGTGAAGCCCTTCCCCGGCCGGCTCGGCGCACTGGCCCGCCGCGCGGTGGCCGACACGCTCGGCGCCGGGACCGCGCGGGACGCCGCGTACGACATCGCGCTGATCAACTTCTACGACGGCGACGCCCGCATGGGCATGCACCGCGACAGCGACGAGAAGGCGGACGCGCCCGTGGTGTCGTTGAGCCTCGGCGACACCTGCGTCTTCCGCTTCGGCAACACCGGGACCCGGACCCGCCCCTACACGGACGTCGAGCTGCGCAGCGGCGACCTGTTCGTCTTCGGCGGGCCGTCCCGGTTCGCGTACCACGGGGTGCCGAAGGTGCACGCGGGCACGGCGCCGCGGGAGTTGGGCCTGACCGGACGGCTGAACATCACCCTGCGGGTCAGCGGCCTGTAG
- a CDS encoding methyltransferase: protein MTTPWGAPALTRFPEDPRDRLRAWDASDAYLLRHLAEREVPLSGTVVVVGDRWGALVTALAEHRPTQITDSWLGQEATRANLARNGVGPGTVRLLTTQDPPPGRIDVLLVRVPKSLALLEDQLLRLAPAVHEGTVVVGTGMVKEIHTSTLDLFERILGPTRTSLAEKKARLILCTPDPARERPANPWPHRYTLPDDVGPVSGRTVVNHAGVFCADRLDIGTRFFLKHLPAGRSGDRVVDLGCGNGVIGTAAALADPRAEVLFVDESFQAVASAQATYRANGVPGHAEFRVGDGLAGVPAGSVDLVLNNPPFHSHQATTDATAWRMFTGARRTLRPGGELWVIGNRHLGYHAKLRRLFGNGEVVASDPKFVVLRAVKR from the coding sequence ATGACGACTCCGTGGGGCGCGCCGGCGCTGACCCGCTTCCCCGAGGACCCGCGCGACCGGCTGCGTGCCTGGGACGCCTCCGACGCGTATCTGCTCAGGCACCTCGCCGAGCGGGAGGTCCCGCTGTCCGGCACGGTCGTGGTCGTCGGCGACCGCTGGGGGGCGCTGGTCACGGCGCTCGCGGAGCACCGGCCGACGCAGATCACCGACTCCTGGCTCGGGCAGGAGGCGACCCGCGCCAACCTGGCCCGCAACGGTGTCGGGCCCGGCACGGTCCGGCTGCTCACCACGCAGGACCCGCCGCCGGGCCGGATCGACGTGCTGCTGGTGCGCGTGCCGAAGAGCCTGGCGCTGCTGGAGGACCAGCTGCTGCGGCTGGCGCCCGCGGTGCACGAGGGCACGGTCGTGGTCGGCACCGGCATGGTGAAGGAGATCCACACCTCGACGCTGGACCTGTTCGAGCGGATCCTCGGTCCGACCCGCACCTCGCTCGCCGAGAAGAAGGCCCGGCTGATCCTCTGCACGCCGGACCCCGCGCGGGAGCGGCCCGCCAATCCGTGGCCGCACCGCTACACCCTGCCCGACGACGTCGGCCCGGTCTCCGGCCGGACCGTCGTCAACCACGCGGGCGTCTTCTGCGCCGACCGCCTCGACATCGGCACCCGGTTCTTCCTCAAGCACCTGCCGGCCGGCCGGAGCGGCGACCGGGTGGTGGACCTGGGCTGCGGCAACGGCGTGATCGGTACGGCGGCGGCGCTGGCCGATCCGCGGGCCGAGGTGCTGTTCGTGGACGAGTCCTTCCAGGCGGTGGCGTCCGCCCAGGCCACCTACCGGGCGAACGGCGTTCCCGGGCACGCCGAGTTCCGGGTCGGCGACGGCCTGGCGGGCGTACCGGCCGGCAGCGTCGACCTGGTGCTCAACAACCCGCCCTTCCACTCCCACCAGGCGACCACCGACGCCACGGCCTGGCGCATGTTCACCGGCGCCCGGCGCACCCTGCGCCCGGGCGGCGAGCTGTGGGTGATCGGCAACCGGCACCTGGGGTACCACGCGAAGCTGCGGCGGCTGTTCGGGAACGGCGAAGTGGTGGCGTCCGACCCGAAGTTCGTGGTGCTGAGGGCCGTGAAGCGCTAG
- a CDS encoding M20/M25/M40 family metallo-hydrolase, translated as MQEPEPAVHDYLHDRVDTLLDDLAAWVRIPSVSADPAHERDVMRSARWLQAHLLETGFPDVEEWDTDGLQAVFAHWPAEDPDAPTVLVYSHHDVRAVKDQEWQEVAPFAPALRQGRMYGRGTSDAKGQVLTHIWALRAHLEATGRSAPAVTLKYLIEGEEEVRSPHLADLVHEHADRLAADVVVVSDTMLWSLEEAAVCTGVRGSVNAHLEVRGPRRDVHSGVVAGAAPNPLTEICRLAGRLHDDRERIALPGFYDTVAEPSAEERRGMAAIVFDTDEWLERTRSRSVQGEAGHSVLERVWTRPAAEVVTLLGGDPDDPARGVIPAVASADITLRLVPDQSAEQVMKQLRHWVAEQIRDGFEHELTTSTTNQDPYVTPADHPALSALENAMSRTLQRPALRIRNGGGAPAALLAGTLGATVLFHGTGLPEDHWHDSDEKTEVQALLHGAETLAYLLEDLPGRLRT; from the coding sequence ATGCAGGAACCCGAACCCGCCGTACACGACTACCTGCACGACCGCGTCGACACGCTGCTGGACGACCTGGCGGCCTGGGTCCGCATCCCGTCCGTGTCCGCCGACCCCGCCCACGAGCGGGACGTGATGCGGTCGGCCCGCTGGCTGCAGGCCCATCTGCTGGAGACCGGCTTCCCCGACGTGGAGGAGTGGGACACCGACGGCCTGCAGGCCGTGTTCGCCCACTGGCCGGCCGAGGATCCCGACGCGCCGACGGTGCTGGTCTACAGCCATCACGACGTCCGTGCCGTCAAGGACCAGGAGTGGCAGGAGGTGGCCCCCTTCGCGCCGGCCCTGCGCCAGGGACGGATGTACGGGCGCGGCACCTCGGACGCCAAGGGACAGGTGCTGACCCACATCTGGGCCCTGCGCGCCCATCTGGAGGCCACCGGCCGCAGTGCCCCCGCGGTCACCCTCAAGTACCTGATCGAGGGAGAGGAGGAGGTCCGCTCACCGCACCTGGCCGACCTGGTGCACGAGCACGCCGACCGGCTCGCGGCCGACGTGGTCGTCGTCTCCGACACCATGCTCTGGTCCCTGGAGGAGGCCGCGGTCTGCACCGGTGTGCGCGGCTCGGTCAACGCCCACCTGGAGGTGCGCGGACCGCGCCGGGACGTGCACAGCGGCGTCGTCGCCGGGGCCGCCCCCAATCCCCTGACCGAGATCTGCCGCCTGGCCGGCCGGCTCCACGACGACCGGGAGCGGATCGCCCTGCCCGGCTTCTACGACACGGTCGCGGAACCGTCCGCCGAGGAACGCCGGGGCATGGCCGCGATCGTCTTCGACACGGACGAGTGGCTGGAGCGCACCCGCAGCCGCAGCGTGCAGGGCGAGGCCGGGCACAGCGTCCTGGAACGCGTGTGGACCCGGCCCGCCGCCGAGGTCGTCACCCTGCTCGGCGGCGACCCCGACGACCCCGCCCGCGGCGTCATCCCGGCGGTCGCCTCCGCCGACATCACCCTGCGCCTGGTACCCGACCAGAGCGCCGAGCAGGTCATGAAGCAACTGCGGCACTGGGTGGCCGAGCAGATCAGGGACGGCTTCGAACACGAACTGACCACCTCCACCACCAACCAGGACCCCTACGTCACCCCCGCTGACCACCCGGCCCTGTCCGCGCTCGAGAACGCCATGAGCCGGACCCTGCAACGCCCGGCGCTGCGCATCCGCAACGGCGGCGGAGCCCCCGCCGCCCTCCTCGCCGGGACACTCGGTGCCACCGTCCTGTTCCACGGCACCGGCCTGCCCGAGGACCACTGGCACGACTCCGACGAGAAGACCGAAGTGCAGGCACTGCTCCATGGTGCGGAAACGCTCGCCTACCTGCTCGAGGATCTCCCCGGCCGCCTGCGCACCTGA